One region of Trichosurus vulpecula isolate mTriVul1 chromosome 1, mTriVul1.pri, whole genome shotgun sequence genomic DNA includes:
- the CMKLR1 gene encoding chemokine-like receptor 1: MATDDYNFTDGYYEYEGDGFVIAPEESTPNDDGVARTFLVVVYSLVCFLGLLGNGLVIVITAFKMKKTVNTVWFLNLAVADFLFNVFLPIHIINAAMDYHWIFGKVMCKISHFVVVYNMYTSVFLLTTISFDRCVSVIFPVWSQNHRSIRLASIACTAIWTLAFFLGSPSLIFRDTTMHQNKIVCFNNFSLLANVSHPHHSHLAQDSVAYMRHVTVTVTRFLCGFILPVFIITVCYLIIVCKLKRNRLAKSKKPFKIIVTIIVTFFLCWCPYHTLYLLELHHTSVPASVFSLGLPLATALAISNSCMNPILYVFMGQDFKKFKVTIFSRLVNALSEDTTAHSSFMSHRSITKMSSVNERSSMNERETGML, from the coding sequence ATGGCCACCGACGATTACAACTTCACTGATGGCTACTATGAATACGAAGGTGATGGGTTTGTCATAGCTCCTGAAGAGTCAACCCCCAATGATGATGGGGTCGCCAGGACCTTCCTGGTGGTGGTCTACAGCTTAGTCTGCTTTTTGGGACTCTTGGGGAATGGCCTGGTCATTGTGATCACTGCCTTCAAGATGAAAAAAACTGTAAACACCGTCTGGTTTCTCAACCTAGCAGTGGCAGACTTTTTATTCAATGTCTTCCTCCCAATTCACATCATCAATGCTGCCATGGACTACCACTGGATTTTTGGGAAGGTCATGTGCAAGATCAGCCACTTTGTGGTGGTCTACAACATGTACACCAGTGTCTTCCTACTGACCACCATCAGCTTTGACCGCTGCGTCTCTGTCATCTTCCCAGTGTGGTCCCAGAACCATCGGAGCATCCGGCTGGCTTCCATTGCATGTACAGCCATCTGGACCCTGGCCTTCTTCTTGGGCTCCCCATCCTTGATTTTCCGGGATACAACTATGCACCAGAACAAAATTGTCTGCTTCAACAACTTCAGCCTGTTGGCCAatgtctcccacccccaccattccCATTTGGCCCAGGACTCAGTGGCATACATGAGGCATGTGACAGTGACTGTCACCCGGTTCCTGTGTGGATTTATCCTCCCTGTCTTCATCATCACGGTGTGCTATCTCATCATTGTCTGCAAGCTAAAGCGTAACAGGTTGGCCAAATCCAAGAAGCCATTTAAAATCATCGTGACCATCATCGTCACTTTTTTCCTCTGCTGGTGTCCTTACCATACCCTGTACCTGCTGGAGCTCCACCACACCTCTGTGCCAGCTTCTGTGTTCAGTCTGGGGCTACCCTTGGCCACAGCCCTTGCCATCTCCAACAGCTGCATGAACCCCATTCTGTACGTCTTCATGGGCCAGGATTTCAAGAAGTTCAAGGTGACCATCTTCTCCAGGCTGGTCAATGCCTTGAGTGAGGACACCACTGCTCACTCTTCCTTCATGAGTCACAGGAGTATCACTAAGATGTCCTCTGTGAATGAAAGGTCTTCTATGAATGAGAGGGAGACGGGCATGCTATGA